A genome region from Hevea brasiliensis isolate MT/VB/25A 57/8 chromosome 9, ASM3005281v1, whole genome shotgun sequence includes the following:
- the LOC110654750 gene encoding ethylene-responsive transcription factor ERF027-like: protein MADPNMPSNVPQIHQTQPLLSSSFDPSSPPIPHPLDPFLSRSIPTTPCESPSLKHPPQPQPSNSNPTAMAMATPSAAPKRHPLYRGIRSRSGKWVSEIRQPRKTTRIWLGTYPTPEMAAAAYDVAALALKGGDAVLNFPGSVGYYPVPASSSSTDIRNAAAAAAAFKKAEMNRELAQLPRNDDTLNANFTAGQEFIDEEALFDMPNLLVDMAEGMLLSPPRITSSDDSAGTSDGESLWSYF, encoded by the coding sequence ATGGCTGACCCTAACATGCCCTCTAATGTGCCCCAAATACACCAAACTCAGCCACTATTATCATCATCTTTTGACCCTAGCTCTCCCCCTATACCGCACCCACTTGACCCATTTCTGTCACGCTCTATCCCTACAACCCCATGTGAAAGCCCTTCCCTAAAACACCCTCCTCAACCTCAACCATCCAACTCCAATCCTACCGCCATGGCCATGGCCACCCCTTCTGCCGCTCCCAAAAGGCACCCTTTATATCGAGGAATCCGCAGCCGAAGTGGCAAATGGGTGTCTGAAATCCGGCAGCCTCGCAAAACTACTCGTATTTGGCTTGGCACCTATCCAACCCCAGAGATGGCAGCTGCCGCCTATGATGTTGCTGCTCTAGCCTTAAAAGGTGGAGATGCAGTTCTAAATTTCCCTGGTTCTGTTGGGTATTATCCCGTTCCTGCTTCATCATCATCTACCGATATACGTAATGCAGCAGCCGCAGCTGCTGCATTTAAAAAGGCTGAAATGAATCGAGAATTGGCACAGCTGCCTAGAAATGACGATACCCTTAATGCCAATTTTACAGCAGGTCAAGAATTTATTGATGAGGAGGCACTGTTTGATATGCCAAATTTGCTGGTGGACATGGCGGAGGGAATGCTGCTTTCGCCGCCAAGAATAACCTCTTCCGATGACTCTGCAGGAACTTCCGATGGAGAGAGTCTGTGGAGCTATTTTTAA